A part of Dehalococcoidia bacterium genomic DNA contains:
- the cobT gene encoding nicotinate-nucleotide--dimethylbenzimidazole phosphoribosyltransferase, translating into MTISLPEIPPLDREAAAAAAARLDSLTKPRGSLGRLEELAIALAAMQGRPLPLVSRKLVLVVAADHGVVAQGVSAYPAEVTRQMVANFLAGGAAINVLSRVAGAELAVVDAGMVCPVDDPRVIGLRLGPGTHDFSRGPAMSMGTAAEALRRGVALADRFDSDVVACGEMGIGNSTAAAALAAALLGLTPAAAAGPGAGLDAAGVERKASVIARALAANRPDPANALDVLAKLGGFEVGILAGFMVGAAARRRVLLIDGVISTAAALIAARLAPVVRDYMIAAHRSPEPAHGFMLEALALTPLLDFSMRLGEGSGAALTIPILEAACRLLAEMATFDEAGVWRAVARTTEANGDGG; encoded by the coding sequence GTGACCATCTCCCTTCCGGAGATCCCGCCGCTGGACAGGGAGGCCGCAGCGGCCGCTGCCGCCCGCCTCGACAGCCTGACCAAACCGCGGGGCAGCCTGGGGCGTCTCGAGGAGCTCGCCATAGCCCTGGCGGCGATGCAGGGCCGCCCGCTGCCCCTCGTGAGCCGGAAGCTAGTGCTCGTCGTCGCGGCCGACCACGGCGTCGTGGCTCAGGGGGTCTCCGCCTACCCCGCGGAGGTCACGCGGCAGATGGTGGCGAACTTCCTGGCGGGCGGCGCGGCGATCAATGTCCTGTCCCGTGTAGCCGGCGCCGAGCTGGCGGTGGTCGATGCCGGCATGGTGTGCCCGGTCGACGACCCGCGAGTAATAGGCCTCCGCCTGGGGCCAGGCACCCATGACTTCAGCCGCGGGCCGGCGATGAGCATGGGCACCGCCGCGGAAGCGCTGCGGAGGGGCGTCGCCCTTGCAGACCGCTTCGATTCGGACGTAGTGGCCTGCGGCGAGATGGGCATCGGTAACTCCACGGCGGCTGCCGCCCTGGCCGCGGCGTTGCTTGGGCTGACACCTGCGGCCGCCGCCGGGCCGGGCGCCGGACTCGACGCCGCCGGTGTGGAGCGCAAGGCGTCAGTGATAGCGCGGGCGCTAGCGGCCAACCGGCCCGACCCGGCCAACGCTCTGGACGTGCTGGCGAAGCTCGGCGGGTTTGAGGTGGGGATACTGGCCGGCTTCATGGTCGGCGCCGCGGCCAGACGCCGCGTCCTTCTGATCGACGGCGTCATCTCCACGGCAGCGGCGCTCATCGCGGCGAGGCTGGCGCCCGTGGTCCGAGACTACATGATCGCGGCCCATCGCTCCCCGGAGCCCGCGCACGGGTTCATGCTGGAGGCCCTTGCCCTGACACCCTTGCTCGACTTCAGCATGCGGCTGGGAGAAGGCAGCGGCGCGGCGCTCACAATACCCATCCTCGAGGCCGCCTGCCGGCTCCTGGCCGAGATGGCCACGTTCGACGAGGCCGGCGTATGGCGCGCAGTGGCCCGTACGACTGAGGCAAACGGTGACGGAGGCTGA
- a CDS encoding helical backbone metal receptor: MTRKLSLLFVVALTALLLAACGGDSGGGIVTTDPDSPYPLTVRQSDGQEITIRKRPERIVSLSAHATEIFCAIGAGSQLVAVEQYANCPLGSSAKPQLDGFSPSLEAIASYRPDLVYVSSNSGDVVQGLRRLGMPVLYLELPASLGGVLEQIRFLGNVAGRAQEAGALTNQMERRIDAVRQKVASISRGPRVYHELDTTYFTVAPGSFVGDLYVFLKAENIAAGASSPYPQLSAEVIVQRNPQVIVLADEAAGVTADSVRARPGWSVIEAVRNNRICIVDPDIVSRPGPRIVDGLEALGRCLYPEQFR; this comes from the coding sequence ATGACCCGGAAGCTCTCTCTTCTCTTCGTTGTGGCCCTCACCGCCCTGCTGCTGGCAGCTTGCGGCGGCGATTCCGGTGGCGGGATCGTTACCACCGACCCTGACTCTCCCTACCCGCTCACCGTAAGGCAGTCCGACGGGCAGGAGATCACGATTCGGAAGCGCCCGGAGCGCATTGTCTCCCTCTCTGCCCACGCGACGGAGATATTCTGCGCCATCGGCGCGGGCAGCCAACTCGTGGCCGTGGAGCAATACGCCAACTGCCCCCTGGGGAGCAGCGCCAAGCCTCAACTCGACGGGTTTAGCCCCAGTCTCGAGGCCATCGCCTCCTACCGCCCCGACCTGGTGTACGTCTCGAGCAATAGCGGCGACGTGGTCCAGGGGCTCAGGCGGCTGGGAATGCCGGTCCTGTACCTCGAACTGCCGGCTAGCCTCGGCGGCGTCCTGGAGCAGATCCGGTTCCTCGGAAACGTCGCCGGGCGCGCACAGGAGGCCGGGGCCTTGACGAACCAGATGGAGCGCAGGATTGACGCCGTACGACAGAAGGTGGCCAGTATCAGCCGTGGTCCTCGCGTCTACCATGAGCTTGACACGACGTACTTCACGGTCGCGCCCGGTAGCTTCGTCGGGGACCTGTACGTCTTCCTGAAGGCGGAGAACATCGCCGCCGGGGCTAGCTCTCCGTATCCCCAGCTGTCCGCCGAGGTCATCGTGCAGCGCAACCCGCAGGTGATCGTGCTCGCGGACGAGGCCGCTGGCGTGACCGCGGACTCGGTCCGGGCGCGGCCGGGATGGTCGGTGATCGAAGCCGTGCGCAACAACCGCATCTGCATCGTCGACCCCGACATCGTGAGCCGGCCGGGCCCGCGCATCGTGGACGGACTCGAGGCCCTGGGCAGGTGCCTGTACCCGGAGCAGTTCCGGTGA
- a CDS encoding phosphodiester glycosidase family protein, producing the protein MPGSRRALGVVAAVAVIALLSAFLALKDRYADRMAELSRALIGDENTARLESWYFAAHDRFDRLRYGIFGGPADPFSDSPGTEASSIVGADDGESAPEAPAVSITLRQRAPLHLPEVKSLRADPRDGEGVWTTAGLPRSSPDDVLMAKTFLRPDAARPYAVVGVLLVDRRRVRLHITGGVESPGGDRGVRGPGVIPAAERGHLLVAWNGGFRGPHGGYGMYADGRQYRPLRNGFASVVLFKDGSVRIGEWGRDFSWSDDMEAVRQNAVLLVDNCEVSRRTNEGNNTWGYVQVNSAEFITWRSAIGLTKDGDLLVAAGNSLSAATLAKALWAAGACYAMHLDINTPYVLTSLFFAQPDGSLKAAKFMDSMVDSPARFLGTQANDFMYLTLDESRYVP; encoded by the coding sequence ATGCCCGGGAGCCGTCGGGCGCTGGGAGTGGTTGCCGCCGTGGCTGTCATCGCGCTCCTCAGCGCCTTCCTCGCGCTCAAGGACCGCTACGCCGACCGGATGGCTGAGCTGAGCCGCGCCCTCATCGGGGACGAGAACACGGCACGGCTGGAGAGCTGGTACTTCGCAGCACACGACCGCTTCGACCGCCTGCGCTACGGCATCTTCGGCGGTCCGGCCGACCCGTTCTCCGACAGCCCCGGGACGGAAGCCTCCAGCATCGTTGGCGCTGACGACGGTGAGTCGGCACCCGAGGCGCCCGCCGTTTCGATAACGCTCCGCCAGCGAGCGCCGCTTCACCTGCCGGAGGTCAAGTCCTTGCGGGCCGACCCGCGGGACGGCGAAGGGGTCTGGACCACGGCCGGCCTGCCCCGCTCTTCACCTGACGACGTGCTGATGGCCAAGACCTTCCTCCGTCCTGACGCCGCCCGCCCGTACGCCGTGGTCGGCGTGCTTCTGGTCGACAGGCGCCGGGTACGCCTCCATATCACTGGCGGCGTAGAGAGTCCCGGCGGCGACCGGGGCGTAAGGGGCCCCGGTGTCATCCCGGCGGCGGAGCGCGGGCATCTGCTCGTCGCCTGGAACGGCGGTTTTCGCGGCCCGCATGGCGGTTACGGCATGTACGCCGACGGCCGCCAGTACCGGCCGTTGCGCAACGGGTTCGCGAGCGTCGTCCTCTTCAAGGACGGCAGCGTCCGGATCGGAGAATGGGGCCGCGACTTCTCCTGGAGCGACGACATGGAGGCCGTGCGTCAGAACGCCGTCCTCCTGGTCGACAACTGCGAGGTTAGCCGGCGGACGAACGAGGGCAACAACACATGGGGATACGTCCAGGTCAACTCCGCGGAGTTCATAACCTGGCGCTCGGCTATAGGGCTCACGAAAGACGGCGACCTGCTCGTCGCGGCTGGCAATTCGCTGAGCGCTGCCACGCTGGCCAAAGCGCTCTGGGCCGCTGGCGCCTGCTACGCCATGCACCTGGACATCAACACGCCCTACGTGCTGACATCCCTGTTCTTCGCCCAGCCCGATGGCTCCCTCAAGGCCGCGAAGTTCATGGACTCGATGGTCGATAGCCCTGCGCGCTTCCTGGGTACGCAGGCCAACGACTTCATGTACCTGACGCTGGACGAATCGAGGTACGTCCCCTGA
- a CDS encoding zinc ribbon domain-containing protein, which yields MPVYEYYCPPCGSQFEVLRPMARADEPATCPSGHRTTNRVLSLFATFSKTADGEARPVASGCACGGACACGGHSAH from the coding sequence ATGCCGGTATACGAGTACTACTGCCCGCCCTGTGGGTCACAGTTCGAGGTGCTGCGGCCGATGGCCCGCGCGGACGAGCCTGCGACCTGCCCCTCCGGTCACCGGACGACGAACCGCGTGCTCTCGCTGTTCGCCACGTTCTCGAAGACTGCGGATGGTGAGGCGCGGCCCGTCGCATCAGGGTGCGCCTGTGGGGGCGCCTGCGCCTGCGGCGGACATAGCGCCCACTGA